From the Temnothorax longispinosus isolate EJ_2023e chromosome 6, Tlon_JGU_v1, whole genome shotgun sequence genome, one window contains:
- the Ric8a gene encoding chaperone Ric-8, whose protein sequence is MENVNMDELIPKLITGTYEEFCKNIVVFLKVYDKRTRFEELDSTCLREKLWNRLFYYLTDYVHIDQHHHCLAALRILSRDKTNLDDLITDDAIKIILQNAGLTKICEGEQISCTIVTIESLKLLCNLLFNSVKVQRLKVLISSLPYLIDRIKSYTDDVPHDVKLFDMRVLFLLTALNTSTRDIVKTDLCGDVYLIKIIEEFAAHNQNNETRVIKAEEITIVCEVLKVLFNLYIHSDNIGVEDQEKYKNLVLILYKLLTFKYSVQQDDLESHVVNLLTVIPYSCYAPIVQAAKGNDCKDVYQNMDMSAICVLLRFLDKKLECKTHLIENFSPIITALVRLVKSERIIRKYVRLQILPPLKDVMHRPEEGTTLRAKLCKLLTSPITELRDLVAELLFVLCKENVARMVKYTGYGNAAGMFAAKGLLGGRGQAETAYSSESEDSETEEYQKYKEQINPVIGCFEEPKPNPFEGMTEEQKEYEALKLVNLVDKLTREGVVRPCRIGADGKPEPVEHVLELQNELPRQQYVRKDSDSE, encoded by the exons ATGGAAAATGTTAACATGGACGAGTTGATCCCGAAGTTGATCACCGGCACATACGAGgaattctgtaaaaatattgttgtgTTTCTAAAAGTT tATGATAAAAGGACCAGGTTTGAAGAACTGGATAGTACCTGTTTACGCGAGAAGTTATGGaacagattattttattatttaacagatTACGTTCATATAGACCAACATCATCATTGCTTAGCAGCTTTGAGGATACTCAG CCGCGATAAAACTAACTTAGATGACTTAATCACTGACGAtgcaataaagattatattacaaaatgcaGGCTTGACAAAGATATGCGAAGGAGAACAAATCTCATGTACAATCG TTACGATAGAATCGCTGAAGCTACTGTGCAACTTATTATTTAACAGCGTAAAAGTGCAACGCTTGAAAGTATTGATATCTTCTTTGCCTTATCTCATCGATCGGATCAAAAGTTATACGGATGATGTTCCTCATGATGTCAAATTGTTCGACATGAGAGTACTGTTTTTACTCACCGCACTAAATACATCCACGAGAGATATAGTCAAAACTGATTTGTGTGGTGAtgtatatcttattaaaataatagaggaATTTGCAGCGCACAATCAGAATAACGAGACACGTGTAATTAAG GCCGAGGAGATAACGATAGTCTGCGAAGTTTTAAAAGttctatttaatttgtatatacattCAGATAATATCGGGGTTGAGGATCAAGAGAAATATAAGAACTTggtgttaattttatataaattgttaacttttaaatattcggtGCAGCAAGACGATCTTGAAAG TCACGTTGTCAATTTGCTGACTGTGATACCGTATAGCTGTTATGCGCCAATTGTACAAGCCGCTAAGGGCAACGATTGCAAAGATGTATACCAAAACATGGATATGAGCGCCATATGCGTTTTACTTAGGTTTTTAGATAAGAAATTAGAATGTAAGACACATTTAATAGAAAACTTCTCTCCAATAATTACTGCACTGGTCAGACTCGTCAAATCAGAGAGGATTATTCGCAAATACGTAAGATTACAg attctaCCTCCATTAAAGGATGTAATGCATCGTCCTGAAGAAGGGACAACATTAAGGgctaaattatgcaaattattaacatCGCCTATCACGGAATTGCGCGATCTAGTTGCGGAACTTTTGTTTGTCCTTTGTAAAGAAAATG TTGCTCGCATGGTGAAATACACAGGATACGGAAATGCTGCAGGAATGTTTGCTGCTAAAGGATTATTAGGTGGTCGTGGCCAGGCGGAAACAGCTTATTCTTCCGAATCGGAAGATAGCGAAACGGAAGAATATCAGAAGTATAAGGAGCA GATAAACCCAGTAATCGGATGCTTCGAGGAACCCAAACCAAATCCGTTCGAAGGCATGACGGAGGAGCAAAAGGAATACGAAGCTTTAAAACTAGTGAATCTTGTTGATAAATTAACGAG GGAGGGAGTCGTGCGTCCTTGCCGCATCGGCGCCGATGGAAAACCAGAGCCGGTAGAACACGTTCTTGAATTGCAGAACGAATTACCGAGACAGCAGTACGTTAGAAAGGACTCGGACTCcgaataa